CGTCGCCTCCGAGGTCATGGCTATCCTGTGCCTTTCAAGCGACCTTGTGGAACTAAAAGGGCGCTTATCTAAAATCATCGTGGGGTATACGTACGACGGAAAACCGGTGACTGCCGGCGACCTGAAGGCCCAAGGTGCCATGACGGCTCTCCTGAAAGAGGCCATAAAGCCCAACCTGGTCCAGACAGTAGAGGGATTGCCAGCCTTCGTCCACGGCGGTCCCTTTGCCAACATCGCTCACGGCTGCAACAGCGTAGTCGCTACGAAGCTCGGGCTGAAATTGGCCGACTACTTCGTGACCGAGGCTGGCTTCGGCGCCGAGCTGGGCGCGGAGAAGTTCATGGACATCAAGTGTCGCCTGGCGGGCCTGCGCCCAGACGCTGTCGTCATCGTAGCGACGATTAGGGCCCTTAAAATGCACGGAGGTGTGCCCAAGTCTGCCTTGGCGAGCGAAAACCTGAAGGCCTTGGAGAGCGGCTTTGCTAACCTGAAAAAACACGTCGAAAACGTCAGGACCTTCGGCGTCCCGGCAGTGGTGGCGTTGAATCGCTTTCCCACCGATAGCGATAGCGAGCTCAAGTTGGTGCGCGACATGTGCGAGAGTTTAGGTGTACCCATGGCGCTCTCCGAGGTCTGGGCCAAGGGGGGAAATGGCGGCATCGAGCTGGCAAACGAAGTCCTCGAGGCGGCAGAAAAGCCCTCTTCCTTTAAATTCCTCTATGAGCTGCACGAAAGCCCCAAAGATAAGATCGAAAAGATAGCCAAGACGCTCTACGGTGCCGGCGAGGTTCGATACACGCCTGAGGCGGAAGCCGATTTGAAGCGCGTCCACGAACTGGGATACGACGATCTGTTGGTGTGCATGGCGAAGACTCAATCCTCTCTCTCAGACGATCCGGCTCTGTTCGGATACCCAGAAGGCTTCACGATGACCGTGAGAGAGGTGCGCATATCCGCCGGTGCCGGTTTCATCGTGCCCATAACGGGAAAGATCATGACCATGCCGGGGTTGCCCAAGGTCCCTGCCGCTGAGGGCGTTGACGTCGACGAATTCGGCCGCATTACGGGGCTATTTTAGGGGGCTTTAAGATGAGCGCCATTATTATGGACGGCAAAGCCGTATCTGCCCTCGTGCGAGAAGAGGTAAAAGAGCGCGCCGCGATCCTCGCGTCTAAGGGAGTGAAGCCCGGGCTCGCCGTCGTCTTGGTCGGCGACGACCCCGCATCCCAGGTGTATGTGAGGCAGAAGGAGAAAGCCTGCGCTTCGGTTGGATTTGCCTCCTTCATGCGATATCTGCCAGCTTCCACTGACGAGAGGGAGCTGCTCGACCTCATAGACGGGCTGAACTCAGATCCTGCGGTGCACGGCATATTGGTCCAGCTCCCCCTTCCAAAACATATAGATAAGGACAGGGTGGCGGAGGCGATAGGACCTGAGAAGGACGTCGACGGTTTCCATCCGATAAACGTGGGAAGGTTGACGCTGGGCATCGAGACTATGGAGCCGTGCACGCCGAAGGGGATCGTCTATCTTTTGGAGCATTACGGCATAGATATAGAAGGAAAGCGCGCGGTGGTGGTCGGAAGGAGCAACATCGTCGGCAAACCCGTATCCATTTTGCTCCTCTCTCGAAACGCCACGGTCACCGTATGCCACAGCCGCACGAAAGACCTTCCAAGCGTAACTCGCCAGGCTGATATACTCGTGGCTGCGACAGGCAAACCCAAGATGATCACCTCTTCCATGGTGAAAGATGGAGCTGTCGTCGTGGATGTGGGAATAACGCGGACGCAGTCGGGACTTATCGGTGACGTGGATTTCGATGCCGTCAAGGAAATGGCTTCCTACAT
The DNA window shown above is from Acetomicrobium sp. S15 = DSM 107314 and carries:
- a CDS encoding formate--tetrahydrofolate ligase, with product MMSDIEIAQVTRLEHIAKIAEKLGIREEELEYYGKYKAKVSPEVWERVKDKADGKLILTTAITPTPAGEGKTTTTIGLGQALQKMGKKAAMAIREPSLGPVFGVKGGAAGGGYSQVLPMEDINLHFTGDIHAVTSAHNLLAAMADNHLHHGNPLGLDPRQMAIRRAMDMNERALRSIVIGLGGKPNGVPRESGFDISVASEVMAILCLSSDLVELKGRLSKIIVGYTYDGKPVTAGDLKAQGAMTALLKEAIKPNLVQTVEGLPAFVHGGPFANIAHGCNSVVATKLGLKLADYFVTEAGFGAELGAEKFMDIKCRLAGLRPDAVVIVATIRALKMHGGVPKSALASENLKALESGFANLKKHVENVRTFGVPAVVALNRFPTDSDSELKLVRDMCESLGVPMALSEVWAKGGNGGIELANEVLEAAEKPSSFKFLYELHESPKDKIEKIAKTLYGAGEVRYTPEAEADLKRVHELGYDDLLVCMAKTQSSLSDDPALFGYPEGFTMTVREVRISAGAGFIVPITGKIMTMPGLPKVPAAEGVDVDEFGRITGLF
- the folD gene encoding bifunctional methylenetetrahydrofolate dehydrogenase/methenyltetrahydrofolate cyclohydrolase FolD; this encodes MSAIIMDGKAVSALVREEVKERAAILASKGVKPGLAVVLVGDDPASQVYVRQKEKACASVGFASFMRYLPASTDERELLDLIDGLNSDPAVHGILVQLPLPKHIDKDRVAEAIGPEKDVDGFHPINVGRLTLGIETMEPCTPKGIVYLLEHYGIDIEGKRAVVVGRSNIVGKPVSILLLSRNATVTVCHSRTKDLPSVTRQADILVAATGKPKMITSSMVKDGAVVVDVGITRTQSGLIGDVDFDAVKEMASYITPVPGGIGPMTIAMLLLNTLKAAEACASGSMRR